A genomic segment from Nicotiana tabacum cultivar K326 chromosome 9, ASM71507v2, whole genome shotgun sequence encodes:
- the LOC107823062 gene encoding uncharacterized protein LOC107823062 encodes MAAMNNMLMMLMVAAILFCSHQQVATAREVVVADDRNELQLLWPWEIPCYLTWPFPWPPPPPWPCPPPRPRPRPRPRPCPSPPPPPRPRPCPSPPPPPQPRPRPSPPPPPPPSPPPPAPSSSCSASDKAKVKKCMFNTPSIDECCPTFKSILGTSCPCYKYAEDLDNQVLITLEAYCDVDSPCKGVQVIKMSKEEEEEK; translated from the coding sequence ATGGCAGCCATGAACAATATGCTCATGATGTTAATGGTGGCTGCAATTTTGTTTTGTAGCCACCAACAAGTGGCCACGGCGAGAGAAGTGGTTGTGGCAGATGACAGGAATGAGTTACAACTGCTTTGGCCATGGGAAATTCCCTGTTATCTGACATGGCCATTTCCGTGGCCACCACCACCGCCATGGCCATGCCCTCCTCCACGACCACGTCCACGTCCACGTCCACGACCATGCCCTAGCCCTCCTCCACCACCACGGCCACGACCATGCCCTAGCCCTCCTCCGCCACCACAACCACGACCACGACCATCTCCTCCACCACCTCCACCACCATCCCCACCCCCTCCCGCCCCGAGTTCGAGCTGCTCGGCTAGTGACAAAGCAAAGGTTAAGAAGTGCATGTTCAACACACCTTCAATTGATGAATGCTGCCCAACATTCAAGAGCATACTTGGAACTAGTTGCCCTTGCTATAAATATGCAGAGGATTTGGATAATCAAGTGTTAATCACTCTTGAAGCTTATTGTGATGTTGATAGCCCTTGCAAGGGTGTTCAA